Part of the Streptomyces sp. RFCAC02 genome is shown below.
GCGCCGATCGCGGGAGCGGTGGCCGCGGACCGGGACAGCCGGACCGTCACGCCGTGGGTGGCCCGGGAGAAGAACGAGCGGTCGAGCTCCGCCTGGGCCACCGGGAGGTAGATGGAGCCCGCGAGGGCGAGGCTCGGCCCGGTGAGCACCATCTGGTCGAGGTCCATCACGTTGGCGAGGGTCCTGGCGGCGACGGCGAGGTGCCGCGCGGACCGCTCAAGCAGCTCCTTGGCCCTCGTGTCGCCGCGCAGGGCGGCCCTCGTGATGGCGGCGAAGTCCGCGAGCCGCCGGGAGGGATCGCCCGAGCCGCTGTCGATGCCGGCGGCGCGGGCGAGTTTGCGGTCGGCACGGGCCGCGGCGACGACCGCGGCGGGGCCGGCGAGCACCTCGGTGCAGCCGCGGGCGCCGCACCAGCACTCGGGTCCCGCGACGTCGAGACAGATGTGCCCGATCTCACCCGCGTTGCCGCTGGCGCCGCGGAACGTGATGCCGTTGACCATGAGGCCGGCACCGATGCCGGTGCCCATGTAGACGGCGGCGAACGTCGAGGTGGCGCCCACGTCGCCGGACCAGTGCTCGCCGAGCGCGGCGGCGGTGGCGTCGTTGTCGAGGACGACGGGGAGGCGGGTCGCGCTCTCCAGTTCGCGGTCGAGCGGGAAGTCGTCCCAATGCCGCATCGCAGGCGGAACCAGACGCATGCCGCTGGTCTGGTTCATGGGGCCGGGAGCGACGAGTCCGAGGCCAAGTATTCTGCTGCGGTCGGCCCCGGCGCCCTCGATCAGGGCGTCAACCTCCGTGGCCAT
Proteins encoded:
- a CDS encoding ROK family transcriptional regulator; this translates as MSGPAGTTPHASSRAAVLDVIRAAGTISRVGLVNATGFTGATISTVVRRLIDDGLVLETGRAESTGGKRRVLLQLNQSSRFAVGVHLDHAGITYVLTNLGGAVVARMSRAGVGTDDPPVVVARMATEVDALIEGAGADRSRILGLGLVAPGPMNQTSGMRLVPPAMRHWDDFPLDRELESATRLPVVLDNDATAAALGEHWSGDVGATSTFAAVYMGTGIGAGLMVNGITFRGASGNAGEIGHICLDVAGPECWCGARGCTEVLAGPAAVVAAARADRKLARAAGIDSGSGDPSRRLADFAAITRAALRGDTRAKELLERSARHLAVAARTLANVMDLDQMVLTGPSLALAGSIYLPVAQAELDRSFFSRATHGVTVRLSRSAATAPAIGAAALVLQSELVPLREGLRLPGNLADAEPTAQPAGR